Proteins encoded by one window of Actinocorallia herbida:
- a CDS encoding ATP-binding protein, whose translation MTAPMPDEEDGCLSGEEVGRLDLRADARAPRLVRRWLRSFVDDAGTLELLASEVVTNSVLHGPDAVISVVLRRSTKTIRFECTDQGQGTPTGRNAAETDEDGRGLLLLSALARTWSAETTMTGTTVWFELAPS comes from the coding sequence GTGACCGCGCCCATGCCCGACGAGGAGGACGGCTGCCTCTCCGGTGAAGAGGTCGGCCGCCTCGACCTCCGGGCCGACGCCCGAGCGCCGCGCCTGGTCCGGCGCTGGCTGCGCTCCTTCGTCGACGACGCAGGCACCCTGGAACTGCTGGCCTCGGAGGTCGTCACCAACTCGGTGCTGCACGGCCCCGACGCCGTCATCAGCGTCGTCCTGCGCCGCAGCACCAAGACGATCCGCTTCGAATGCACCGATCAGGGACAGGGAACCCCCACGGGCAGGAACGCCGCCGAAACCGACGAGGACGGCCGAGGTCTCCTGCTCCTGTCCGCCCTCGCCCGTACCTGGTCCGCCGAGACCACCATGACTGGAACGACCGTCTGGTTCGAACTCGCCCCGTCCTGA
- a CDS encoding HAD family hydrolase translates to MRTLVLWDVDHTLVSIKGLTREIYGGVLLSLTGVELATMAVMGGRTERAIITDVLRVHGLEVDAELVEAVAEAVSREYVVRSAEIAGRGFVREGAREVLGVLAGRGDVVQSLLTGNTEAIARTKLGAFGLAEFVDFSVGAYGMDDLDRPPLVKLARERAAAKYGEMFDEESTVLIGDTLDDVRAGREGGARVVGVATGTSTVDELKRAGADHVLADLSDTATTVRAVLDLSGP, encoded by the coding sequence GTGCGGACTCTTGTGCTGTGGGATGTCGATCACACGCTTGTCTCGATCAAGGGGCTTACCCGGGAGATCTACGGCGGGGTGCTGCTGTCGTTGACGGGGGTGGAGTTGGCGACGATGGCGGTGATGGGTGGCCGGACGGAGCGGGCGATCATCACAGATGTGCTGCGGGTGCATGGGCTGGAGGTGGATGCGGAGCTTGTGGAGGCGGTGGCGGAGGCTGTTTCGCGGGAGTACGTGGTGCGGAGCGCGGAGATTGCGGGCCGGGGGTTCGTGCGGGAGGGGGCGCGCGAGGTGCTGGGTGTGCTGGCGGGGCGGGGTGATGTGGTGCAGTCGTTGCTGACGGGGAACACCGAGGCGATCGCGCGGACGAAGCTGGGGGCGTTCGGGCTGGCGGAGTTCGTGGACTTCTCTGTGGGGGCTTATGGGATGGACGATCTGGATCGGCCGCCGTTGGTGAAGCTGGCGCGGGAGCGGGCGGCGGCGAAGTACGGGGAGATGTTCGACGAGGAGTCGACGGTTCTGATCGGCGACACCTTGGACGATGTGCGGGCCGGACGCGAGGGAGGAGCCCGGGTCGTGGGCGTGGCGACCGGCACCAGCACCGTTGATGAGCTGAAGAGGGCGGGCGCGGATCACGTGCTGGCTGATCTGTCCGATACCGCCACGACAGTGCGGGCCGTGCTTGATCTCAGCGGGCCATGA
- a CDS encoding phosphotransferase family protein: MAVRQVDEVLLAELRERVAASARGWRPGAEVAGLRPLTGGTSSLTFVVDVAEAGRDDASLVLKVAPPGLAPVRNRDVLRQARLQKAVQGRSRSLAPDVLFADAGAPPEVPPFMAMNLVPGECLEPVLLPEEQRPAPATVRARYLDAAGVLADLHRIDPRDVGLADEPVVGLAAEIDRWTRAFATLPEELSGDYLACAQALHATMPEPLHPVVNHGDFRLGNTLCEGDRLNTVIDWEIWSVGDPRVDVTWMEYFTDGSGHPAIAPGAPAGTPSGPELVGVYEAAIGRSLPDLDWFRALTRYKEAGLTGLLLKRADKDGRRVTDALGRMRPALPALLKETLDLVGR; encoded by the coding sequence ATGGCGGTCCGCCAGGTGGACGAGGTGTTGCTGGCCGAGCTGAGGGAGCGGGTGGCCGCGTCGGCACGCGGTTGGCGGCCCGGCGCGGAGGTCGCGGGCCTGCGCCCGCTGACCGGCGGCACGTCCAGCCTGACCTTCGTCGTCGACGTCGCGGAGGCCGGGCGCGACGACGCCTCCCTCGTGCTGAAGGTCGCGCCGCCCGGACTGGCGCCGGTCCGCAACCGGGACGTCCTCCGCCAGGCGCGGCTGCAGAAGGCGGTGCAGGGAAGGAGCCGGTCGCTGGCCCCCGACGTGCTCTTCGCCGACGCGGGGGCACCGCCCGAGGTCCCGCCGTTCATGGCGATGAACCTGGTCCCGGGAGAGTGCCTGGAGCCGGTGCTGCTCCCCGAGGAGCAGCGGCCCGCGCCCGCGACGGTGCGGGCGCGTTACCTCGACGCCGCCGGAGTCCTCGCCGACCTGCACCGGATCGACCCCCGGGACGTCGGCCTGGCGGACGAGCCGGTCGTCGGCCTCGCCGCGGAGATCGACCGGTGGACCCGCGCCTTCGCGACCCTGCCCGAAGAGCTGAGCGGCGACTACCTCGCCTGCGCGCAAGCCCTGCACGCGACGATGCCGGAGCCGCTGCATCCCGTGGTCAACCACGGGGACTTCCGGCTCGGCAACACACTGTGCGAGGGCGACCGGCTCAACACCGTCATCGACTGGGAGATCTGGTCGGTCGGCGACCCCCGCGTCGACGTGACGTGGATGGAGTACTTCACGGACGGCTCCGGGCATCCGGCGATCGCGCCGGGCGCACCCGCCGGGACGCCGTCGGGGCCCGAACTCGTCGGGGTCTACGAAGCGGCGATCGGCCGGAGCCTGCCGGACCTCGACTGGTTCCGCGCGCTCACCCGCTACAAGGAGGCCGGTCTCACGGGCCTCCTCCTCAAACGCGCCGACAAGGACGGCCGGCGCGTCACCGACGCCCTGGGCCGGATGCGCCCCGCGCTCCCGGCGCTGCTCAAGGAGACGCTGGACCTGGTCGGCCGCTGA
- a CDS encoding acyl-CoA dehydrogenase family protein yields MWDFSTDPEFQKKLDWMARFVREECEPLDLLFPHGGDPYDTENKAARAILKPLQEQVKAQGLWACHLGPELGGAGFGQVKLALMNEIIGRSYWAPTVFGTAAPDTGNAEILALFGTEEQKKRYLQPLLDGTIVSSFSMTEPHAGADPKEFVCRAYRDGDAWVIDGEKWFSSNARYASFLIVMAVTDPDAKPHERMSMLVVPTDTPGVEILRNVGTINERDELDEGIHGYIRYNQVRVPLDAMLGEPGEGFKVAQARLGGGRVHHAMRTVGKTQRAFDMMCERALSRRSQGKTLAEHQFVQGFIAESAIQLQQFRLLVLHTAWVIDNEPHGAARPYIAMCKVATAQLQHDIIQKALHLHGSLGVTHETPLGEWWAAVPHLALADGPTEVHKASLSKQILKGYRPAPGLFPTEHVPTRRAQARERHAAVLKEYGL; encoded by the coding sequence ATGTGGGATTTCTCGACCGATCCGGAGTTCCAGAAGAAGCTGGACTGGATGGCGCGGTTCGTCCGCGAGGAGTGTGAGCCCCTCGACCTCCTCTTCCCGCACGGCGGGGACCCGTACGACACCGAGAACAAGGCCGCGCGGGCCATCCTCAAGCCGCTCCAGGAACAGGTGAAGGCGCAGGGCCTGTGGGCCTGCCACCTCGGTCCGGAGCTCGGCGGCGCGGGCTTCGGCCAGGTGAAGCTCGCGTTGATGAACGAGATCATCGGCAGGTCCTACTGGGCCCCGACGGTCTTCGGCACCGCCGCCCCGGACACCGGCAACGCCGAGATCCTCGCGCTGTTCGGCACCGAGGAGCAGAAGAAGCGCTACCTCCAGCCCCTGCTCGACGGCACGATCGTGTCGTCCTTCTCGATGACGGAGCCGCACGCCGGCGCCGACCCGAAGGAGTTCGTCTGCCGGGCATACCGGGACGGCGACGCGTGGGTCATCGACGGCGAGAAGTGGTTCTCCTCGAACGCCCGCTACGCGTCCTTCCTGATCGTCATGGCGGTGACCGACCCCGACGCCAAGCCGCACGAGCGCATGTCGATGCTCGTCGTGCCGACCGACACCCCCGGCGTCGAGATCCTCCGCAACGTCGGCACGATCAACGAGCGCGACGAGCTCGACGAGGGCATCCACGGCTACATCCGCTACAACCAGGTGCGGGTGCCGCTCGACGCGATGCTGGGCGAGCCGGGCGAGGGCTTCAAGGTCGCCCAGGCCCGTCTCGGCGGCGGCCGGGTGCACCACGCGATGCGGACCGTGGGCAAGACCCAGCGGGCCTTCGACATGATGTGCGAGCGCGCGCTCTCCCGCCGGTCCCAGGGCAAGACCCTCGCTGAGCACCAGTTCGTCCAGGGGTTCATCGCCGAGTCGGCGATCCAGCTCCAGCAGTTCCGGCTGCTCGTCCTGCACACGGCCTGGGTCATCGACAACGAGCCGCACGGAGCGGCCCGCCCGTACATCGCGATGTGCAAGGTGGCGACGGCCCAGTTGCAGCACGACATCATCCAGAAGGCCCTGCACCTGCACGGCTCGCTGGGCGTGACCCACGAGACCCCGCTCGGCGAGTGGTGGGCGGCGGTGCCCCACCTCGCCCTGGCCGACGGCCCGACCGAGGTGCACAAGGCGTCGCTCTCCAAGCAGATCCTGAAGGGCTACCGGCCCGCGCCCGGCCTCTTCCCGACCGAGCACGTGCCGACCCGCCGGGCCCAGGCCCGCGAGCGCCACGCCGCCGTCCTCAAGGAGTACGGACTGTGA
- a CDS encoding SDR family NAD(P)-dependent oxidoreductase — protein sequence MTAAKTPAELFDLTGKVALVTGGSRGLGREMVLGFAHAGADVVIASRKLDNCKALAEEVEALGVRALPVAAHVGRWEECDALVEQAYSHFGKLDILVNNAGMSPLAPSSAETSEDLFDKVIGVNFKGPFRLASLIGQRMFDGDGGSIINVSSSGALFPTPRFGPYAGAKAGLNALTSVFAREFAPKVRVNTLSAGPFLTDIAKHWPDESQRTWKNAAGRPGSPEEVVSTALYLASPASSYTTGALIRVDGGLH from the coding sequence GTGACCGCAGCCAAGACCCCCGCGGAGCTCTTCGATCTCACCGGCAAGGTCGCGCTGGTCACCGGCGGAAGCCGCGGGCTGGGACGCGAGATGGTCCTCGGCTTCGCGCACGCGGGCGCCGACGTGGTGATCGCCAGCCGCAAGCTCGACAACTGCAAGGCGCTCGCCGAGGAGGTCGAGGCGCTCGGCGTGCGCGCGCTCCCCGTGGCGGCCCACGTCGGGCGCTGGGAGGAGTGCGACGCGCTGGTCGAGCAGGCGTACTCGCACTTCGGGAAGCTGGACATCCTGGTCAACAACGCGGGCATGTCCCCGCTCGCGCCCTCCTCGGCCGAGACGTCGGAGGACCTCTTCGACAAGGTGATCGGGGTCAACTTCAAGGGCCCGTTCCGGCTCGCCTCGCTCATCGGGCAGCGGATGTTCGACGGAGACGGCGGCTCGATCATCAATGTGTCGTCGAGCGGCGCCCTGTTCCCGACGCCGCGGTTCGGTCCGTACGCGGGAGCCAAGGCGGGCCTGAACGCGCTCACCTCGGTCTTCGCCCGCGAGTTCGCGCCGAAGGTGCGCGTGAACACCCTGTCGGCCGGTCCCTTCCTGACCGACATCGCCAAGCACTGGCCCGACGAGAGCCAGCGCACGTGGAAGAACGCGGCAGGACGCCCGGGATCCCCGGAGGAGGTCGTTTCCACGGCCCTCTACCTGGCCTCCCCCGCGTCCAGCTACACGACGGGCGCGCTGATCCGCGTCGACGGCGGCCTGCACTAG
- a CDS encoding DUF4286 family protein → MTKTILHVEAQPVSRDPDILAEFDRWYDEVHLPELLAIDGVVAACRYAPAEPGDPYIAHYEIEGTPAEVVARIRKAAAGDMNFSDTLVRDPLPRIQVYEIVAEQQAAPNV, encoded by the coding sequence ATGACGAAGACCATCCTGCACGTCGAGGCCCAGCCCGTGAGCCGCGACCCGGACATCCTGGCTGAGTTCGACCGCTGGTACGACGAGGTGCACCTGCCGGAGCTCCTGGCCATCGACGGCGTCGTCGCCGCCTGCCGCTACGCCCCCGCCGAACCCGGTGACCCCTACATCGCCCACTACGAGATCGAGGGAACCCCCGCGGAGGTGGTCGCCCGCATCCGGAAGGCCGCCGCAGGCGACATGAACTTCTCCGACACCCTCGTCCGCGACCCCCTCCCCCGCATCCAGGTCTACGAGATCGTCGCCGAGCAGCAGGCCGCGCCGAACGTGTGA
- a CDS encoding ABC transporter substrate-binding protein translates to MGIRKRRFGAVAVALSLLVSACGGGGTAAPRTGEVDRSAELRVGINVPALPIDPHKGGSDVAQFTYASLVYDRLTKIDPGLELEPMLATSWTFAEDGLSIDFRLREGVTFSDGAALDAAAVKASLDRAAFDPESTVAHRFVSMESVEVTGPLAVRIHTKRKAAELPYLLAGTAASIVSPKALGNADLDVRPVGSGPYELTELKLGELAVFQRRDGYWNPEDGRAKTLRLLAMTDDNARLNALRSGQIDLAFDHVGMAAKADALGEGFKTFAYPPGSSFALFLNGSKPPLDDVKVRQALNYAIDREAINKSLLGGYCKTNVQPLPEGVPGHLATPPVDYAYDPAKAKALLAEAGHADGFSIDLLFGSGLSPESSIATALQAQLAEVGVKVTIDPQDISQIAALYTKNGYDSYLQYRLANATPIVTLSSNYLSPRLYPGKVPAEFAESLEAASDPNATEADVTASLEKASAVANSEAFDLYLCQPPTMMMFSDAVVGADEMGASYYTGTFDLRKVGLLG, encoded by the coding sequence TTGGGTATCCGGAAGAGACGGTTCGGTGCGGTGGCGGTCGCGCTGAGCCTGCTGGTGTCGGCCTGCGGGGGAGGCGGCACCGCCGCGCCGCGGACCGGGGAGGTCGACCGGTCGGCCGAACTGAGGGTCGGCATCAACGTGCCGGCGCTGCCGATCGACCCGCACAAGGGCGGCAGCGACGTCGCGCAGTTCACCTACGCGTCGCTGGTCTACGACCGGCTCACCAAGATCGACCCCGGGCTGGAGCTCGAACCGATGCTCGCCACCTCGTGGACGTTCGCCGAGGACGGCCTGTCCATCGACTTCCGGCTCCGCGAAGGGGTGACGTTCTCCGACGGCGCCGCCCTGGACGCGGCGGCCGTGAAGGCGAGCCTCGACCGTGCGGCGTTCGATCCGGAGTCGACCGTCGCGCACCGGTTCGTCTCGATGGAGTCGGTCGAGGTCACCGGGCCGCTCGCGGTCCGGATCCACACCAAGCGCAAGGCCGCGGAACTCCCCTACCTGCTCGCCGGCACGGCGGCCTCGATCGTCTCGCCCAAGGCGCTCGGCAACGCCGATCTCGACGTGCGCCCCGTCGGCTCGGGCCCCTACGAGCTGACCGAGCTGAAGCTCGGCGAGCTGGCCGTCTTCCAGCGCCGCGACGGCTACTGGAACCCCGAGGACGGCCGAGCGAAGACGCTCAGGCTCCTCGCCATGACGGACGACAACGCCCGTCTCAACGCCCTCCGCTCAGGCCAGATCGACCTCGCCTTCGACCACGTGGGCATGGCCGCGAAGGCCGACGCCCTGGGCGAGGGCTTCAAGACCTTCGCCTATCCCCCCGGCAGCTCCTTCGCCCTTTTCCTCAACGGGAGCAAGCCCCCGCTCGACGACGTCAAGGTGCGCCAGGCGCTCAACTACGCCATCGACCGCGAGGCGATCAACAAGTCCCTGCTCGGCGGCTACTGCAAGACCAACGTCCAGCCCCTGCCCGAGGGCGTCCCCGGCCACCTCGCGACCCCGCCCGTCGACTACGCCTACGACCCGGCCAAGGCCAAGGCGCTCCTCGCCGAGGCGGGTCACGCCGACGGCTTCTCCATCGACCTGCTGTTCGGGTCAGGCCTGTCCCCGGAGAGCTCGATCGCGACCGCCCTCCAGGCCCAGCTCGCCGAGGTCGGGGTGAAGGTCACGATCGACCCGCAGGACATCTCCCAGATCGCCGCGCTCTACACCAAGAACGGATACGACAGCTACCTGCAGTACCGCCTCGCGAACGCGACGCCGATCGTCACGCTGTCGTCGAACTACCTGAGCCCGCGCCTGTACCCCGGCAAGGTCCCCGCCGAGTTCGCCGAGAGCCTTGAGGCGGCCTCCGACCCCAACGCGACCGAAGCGGACGTCACCGCGTCCCTGGAGAAGGCCTCGGCCGTCGCGAACAGCGAAGCCTTCGACCTCTACCTGTGCCAGCCGCCGACCATGATGATGTTCAGCGACGCCGTAGTGGGCGCCGACGAAATGGGCGCCTCCTACTACACCGGCACCTTCGACCTCCGCAAGGTAGGCCTCCTGGGCTGA
- a CDS encoding SRPBCC family protein, producing the protein MGSIHRSAHLDVTADEAWDFLDRYTRSEVHVFSMCRAERQEGEYRVVTLHDGTELWERNVTVDPERRRATYTVPGLNGAEHHHAEMRIEAEANGRTRLIWVTDLLPDHLAEDRADTYDTLFAELVTAINTFAPGTRR; encoded by the coding sequence ATGGGATCCATCCACAGATCCGCCCACCTCGACGTCACGGCCGACGAGGCCTGGGACTTCCTGGACCGCTACACGCGGTCGGAGGTACACGTGTTCTCCATGTGCCGCGCCGAGCGGCAGGAGGGCGAGTACCGCGTAGTCACCCTGCACGACGGCACGGAGCTATGGGAGCGAAACGTGACCGTCGATCCAGAGCGCCGCCGCGCGACCTACACAGTCCCGGGCCTCAACGGCGCGGAACACCACCACGCGGAGATGCGCATCGAGGCCGAAGCAAACGGCCGAACCCGCCTCATATGGGTCACCGACCTCCTCCCCGACCACCTAGCCGAAGACCGCGCCGACACCTACGACACCCTCTTCGCCGAACTCGTGACCGCCATCAACACCTTCGCTCCGGGCACCCGACGCTAG
- a CDS encoding TIGR03619 family F420-dependent LLM class oxidoreductase has protein sequence MRFTVDYPLHTVGYDPALVGAPGMTRVARTVEELGFDALAFSEHPAPPHKWVETGGHESLDQTSALAFCAAVTTRVRLMTYLLVLPYHHPLLAAKALSTVDLLSDGRVTVVAGTGYLRSEFLALNTDLERRNELFDEGLELMRAAWSGAPFSHEGGHFSARNTASLPLPAQAGGPPVLIGGNSARARARAALNQGWSPLLVSPEAAKASRTAGIGTIEELAARIAEVREKAAAHHGDGSALTIQAHTPQTGFLLRGGSVEEHRDHLGRLTDAGVDAFVVRPPGDTVQRTVDALHTYAEAFLP, from the coding sequence ATGAGGTTCACCGTCGACTATCCCCTGCACACCGTCGGGTACGACCCGGCCCTCGTGGGCGCGCCCGGGATGACCCGGGTCGCCCGGACCGTCGAGGAACTCGGCTTCGACGCGCTCGCGTTCAGCGAGCATCCCGCCCCGCCCCACAAATGGGTCGAGACGGGCGGGCACGAGTCGCTCGACCAGACCTCGGCGCTGGCCTTCTGCGCCGCGGTGACCACGCGGGTGCGGCTGATGACCTATCTGCTCGTCCTGCCCTACCACCACCCGCTCCTCGCCGCGAAGGCGCTCAGCACGGTCGACCTCCTCTCGGACGGCCGGGTGACCGTCGTCGCCGGAACCGGCTACCTCCGCTCGGAGTTCCTCGCGCTGAACACCGACCTGGAGCGTCGCAACGAACTCTTCGACGAGGGCCTGGAGCTGATGCGCGCGGCGTGGTCCGGAGCCCCGTTCTCCCACGAAGGCGGCCACTTCAGCGCCCGGAACACCGCCTCCCTGCCCCTGCCGGCCCAGGCGGGCGGCCCGCCCGTCCTGATCGGCGGCAACAGCGCGCGAGCCCGCGCCCGCGCGGCCCTCAACCAGGGCTGGAGCCCCCTTCTCGTGAGCCCGGAGGCCGCAAAGGCCTCCCGGACCGCCGGAATCGGCACGATCGAGGAGCTCGCCGCGAGGATCGCGGAGGTACGGGAGAAGGCGGCCGCCCACCACGGCGACGGCTCGGCCCTCACGATCCAGGCGCACACCCCGCAGACCGGCTTCCTGCTACGCGGCGGCTCCGTGGAGGAGCATCGCGACCACCTCGGCCGCCTCACCGACGCGGGCGTCGACGCCTTCGTCGTCCGCCCACCCGGCGACACCGTGCAGCGCACGGTCGACGCCCTCCACACCTACGCCGAGGCTTTCCTCCCCTGA
- a CDS encoding LLM class flavin-dependent oxidoreductase: MPWRGAEVARAAEQAGISAFCSGEFVDHEAYSMLAEMAICTERAEIGPGIAYAFARTPYAHAAGIRSAWRHAEGRVFLGLGSGAFRINRDWFGVEADRPVARMSDLVGAIRAWLHAENGAPVRYEGEFYRIDATVGAPVLGRIDAPVLLAGFNKGMAAAAARVSDGVIGHGLFTRTWWDDVVRPALEKGAAEAEHDRAPLEHGWVITAIDDADPERAAEDARRMIAFYLTVKTYDPYVEHHGWTAQVAEIREAFARRDFAAMGRAVTDDMLDAVAVYGSTADGRAALARRGDSLPRDIAFLAPPSFLVSERRGRRYAQASLALLGDGTGEPA, encoded by the coding sequence ATGCCCTGGCGGGGCGCGGAAGTGGCGCGCGCCGCCGAGCAGGCGGGCATCAGCGCGTTCTGCAGCGGCGAGTTCGTCGACCACGAGGCGTACTCGATGCTGGCCGAGATGGCGATCTGCACGGAGCGGGCCGAGATAGGGCCGGGCATCGCCTACGCGTTCGCGCGCACCCCGTACGCGCACGCCGCGGGGATCCGCAGCGCCTGGCGGCACGCCGAGGGCCGGGTCTTCCTCGGCCTGGGCTCCGGCGCCTTCCGGATCAACCGCGACTGGTTCGGCGTGGAGGCGGACCGGCCGGTGGCGCGGATGTCCGACCTCGTCGGCGCGATCCGCGCCTGGCTGCACGCCGAGAACGGCGCTCCCGTCCGCTACGAGGGCGAGTTCTACCGGATCGACGCGACGGTGGGCGCGCCCGTCCTGGGCCGCATCGACGCGCCCGTCCTCCTCGCCGGGTTCAACAAGGGGATGGCGGCGGCAGCGGCCAGGGTCTCCGACGGCGTGATCGGCCACGGCCTGTTCACCCGGACCTGGTGGGACGACGTGGTCCGGCCCGCGCTGGAGAAGGGCGCCGCCGAAGCCGAGCACGACAGGGCGCCGCTGGAGCACGGCTGGGTGATCACCGCGATCGACGACGCGGACCCGGAACGGGCCGCCGAGGACGCCCGCCGGATGATCGCCTTCTACCTGACGGTGAAGACCTACGACCCGTACGTCGAGCACCACGGGTGGACGGCCCAGGTAGCAGAGATCCGCGAGGCGTTCGCCCGGCGGGACTTCGCCGCGATGGGCAGGGCCGTCACCGACGACATGCTCGACGCGGTCGCCGTTTACGGCTCGACCGCCGACGGACGTGCCGCACTCGCGCGCCGGGGGGACTCCCTGCCCCGCGACATCGCCTTTCTCGCGCCGCCCTCGTTCCTGGTGAGCGAGCGCCGCGGCCGGCGTTACGCGCAGGCGAGCCTCGCTCTGCTCGGCGACGGGACGGGGGAGCCCGCATGA
- a CDS encoding acyl-CoA dehydrogenase family protein, producing the protein MKFEFSPELEAYRAEVRAFVAEHSPGIRPHTGVRAPEPDQVPAIRAWIARLYAAGYLGQSWPVEHGGRPEARPEHGFIVAEELARARAWGEIGAGALASGALLAFGTPEQKARFLPRIRSGADLWCQMFSEPEAGSDLAALRTKARLEGDHYVVDGQKVWTTNGHHADMGYLLARTNQDTAKQAGITAFVVDMRTPGIDVRPLREITGTNDFNEVFLENVRIPADQVIGKVDDGWRVANVSLGHERSGVGARAVELYAQLDDLVELARRTTVRGRPALEDAATRQRLGRLATRVHVTDMMSKAVKSRIVGGTEDAADAPLAKVFYSEVNLAAAELGVELQGVDGLAVEGDPHAYADGWWQDAFLYSRAYTIAGGANEVLKTVVAERALGLPRDKR; encoded by the coding sequence ATGAAGTTCGAGTTCAGCCCTGAACTGGAGGCCTACCGGGCCGAGGTCCGGGCCTTCGTCGCCGAGCACTCGCCCGGCATCCGCCCGCACACCGGAGTGCGGGCACCCGAACCGGACCAGGTGCCGGCGATCCGGGCCTGGATCGCGCGGCTCTACGCGGCCGGCTACCTGGGGCAGAGCTGGCCGGTGGAGCACGGCGGACGTCCCGAAGCCCGCCCCGAGCACGGGTTCATCGTCGCCGAGGAACTCGCGCGCGCCCGCGCGTGGGGCGAGATCGGAGCGGGCGCCCTGGCTTCCGGAGCGCTCCTCGCGTTCGGCACGCCGGAGCAGAAGGCGCGCTTCCTTCCGCGGATCAGGTCCGGCGCCGACCTGTGGTGCCAGATGTTCAGCGAGCCGGAGGCGGGCAGCGACCTCGCCGCCCTGCGCACCAAGGCCCGGCTCGAAGGCGACCACTACGTGGTGGACGGCCAGAAGGTGTGGACGACCAACGGCCACCACGCCGACATGGGCTACCTGCTGGCGCGCACGAACCAGGACACCGCCAAGCAGGCGGGCATCACCGCCTTCGTCGTCGACATGCGCACGCCGGGCATCGACGTGCGGCCCCTGCGTGAGATCACCGGGACGAACGACTTCAACGAGGTCTTCCTGGAGAACGTGCGCATCCCCGCGGACCAGGTGATCGGCAAGGTCGACGACGGCTGGCGCGTCGCCAACGTCAGCCTCGGCCACGAGCGCAGCGGCGTCGGCGCGCGGGCGGTGGAGCTCTACGCCCAGCTCGACGACCTCGTGGAGCTGGCCCGGCGGACGACGGTCCGCGGGCGTCCCGCCCTGGAGGACGCCGCGACGAGGCAGCGCCTCGGGCGGCTCGCGACCCGGGTGCACGTCACGGACATGATGAGCAAGGCCGTCAAGTCGCGGATCGTGGGCGGCACGGAGGACGCCGCCGACGCGCCGCTGGCCAAGGTCTTCTACAGCGAGGTGAACCTGGCCGCCGCCGAGCTCGGCGTCGAACTCCAGGGCGTCGACGGCCTCGCGGTGGAAGGGGACCCGCACGCGTACGCGGACGGGTGGTGGCAGGACGCGTTCCTCTACTCCCGTGCGTACACGATCGCCGGAGGGGCGAACGAGGTGCTCAAGACCGTCGTCGCCGAGCGCGCCCTCGGACTTCCCCGGGACAAGCGATGA